Proteins encoded within one genomic window of Macaca thibetana thibetana isolate TM-01 chromosome 3, ASM2454274v1, whole genome shotgun sequence:
- the TBL2 gene encoding transducin beta-like protein 2 isoform X3, with protein MTKREDGGYTFTATPEDFPKKHKAPVIDVGIANTGKFIMTASSDTTVLIWSLKGQVLSTINTNQMNNTHAAVSPCGRFVASCGFTPDVKVWEVCFGKKGEFQEVVRAFELKGHSAAVRSFAFSNDSRRMASVSKDGTWKLWDTDVEYKKQQDPYLLRTGRFEEAAGAAPCRLALSPDAQVLALASGSSIHLYNTRRGEKEECFERVHGECITDLSFDITGRFLASCGDRAVRLFHNTPGHRAIVEEMQGHLKRASTDSTRQRLQQKLTQAQETLKSLGALKK; from the exons ATGACCAAGCGGGAGGATGGGGGCTATACCTTCACAGCCACCCCAGAGGACTTCCCTAAAAAGCACAAGGCGCCTGTCATCGACGTTGGCATTGCTAACACAG GGAAGTTTATCATGACTGCCTCCAGTGACACCACTGTCCTCATCTGGAGCCTGAAGGGTCAAGTGCTGTCTACCATCAACACCAACCAGATGAACAACACACATGCTGCTGTATCTCCCTGTGGCAG ATTTGTAGCTTCGTGTGGCTTCACCCCGGATGTGAAGGTTTGGGAAGTCTGCTTTGGAAAGAAGGGGGAGTTCCAGGAGGTGGTGCGAGCCTTCGAACTCAAGGGCCACTCCGCGGCTGTGCGCTCATTTGCTTTCTCCAACGACTCGCGGAG GATGGCTTCTGTCTCCAAGGATGGTACATGGAAACTGTGGGACACAGATGTGGAATACAAGAAGCAGCAGGACCCCTACTTGCTGAGGACAGGCCGCTTTGAAGAGGCGGCGGGTGCCGCACCATGCCGCCTGGCCCTCTCCCCCGATGCCCAGGTCTTGGCCTTGGCCAGTGGCAGCAGTATTCATCTCTACAATACCCGGCGGGGCGAGAAAGAGGAGTGCTTTGAGCGGGTCCATGGTGAGTGTATCACCGACTTGTCCTTTGACATCACTGGCCGCTTTCTGGCATCCTGTGGGGACCGGGCTGTGCGGCTCTTTCACAACACTCCTGGCCACCGGGCCATTGTGGAGGAGATGCAGGGCCACCTGAAGCGGGCCTCCACTGACAGTACCCGCCAGAGGCTGCAGCAGAAGCTGACCCAGGCCCAAGAGACCCTGAAGAGCCTGGGTGCCCTGAAGAAGTGA
- the TBL2 gene encoding transducin beta-like protein 2 isoform X1, which translates to MELSQMPEFMGLSVLLGLLALMATAAVARGWLRAEERSGRPACRKANGFPPDKSSGSKKQKQYQRIRKEKPQQHNFTHRLLAAALKSHSGNISCMDFSSNGKYLATCADDRTIRIWSTKDFLQREHRSMRANVELDHATLVRFSPDCRAFIVWLANGDTLRVFKMTKREDGGYTFTATPEDFPKKHKAPVIDVGIANTGKFIMTASSDTTVLIWSLKGQVLSTINTNQMNNTHAAVSPCGRFVASCGFTPDVKVWEVCFGKKGEFQEVVRAFELKGHSAAVRSFAFSNDSRRMASVSKDGTWKLWDTDVEYKKQQDPYLLRTGRFEEAAGAAPCRLALSPDAQVLALASGSSIHLYNTRRGEKEECFERVHGECITDLSFDITGRFLASCGDRAVRLFHNTPGHRAIVEEMQGHLKRASTDSTRQRLQQKLTQAQETLKSLGALKK; encoded by the exons ATGGAGCTCTCGCAGATGCCGGAGTTCATGGGCCTGTCGGTGTTGCTTGGGCTGCTGGCCCTGATGGCGACCGCGGCGGTAGCGCGGGGGTGGCTGCGCGCGGAGGAGAGGAGCGGCAGGCCCGCCT GCCGAAAAGCAAATGGATTTCCACCTGACAAATCCTCAGGATCCAAGAAGCAGAAACAGTATCAGCGGATTCGGAAGGAGAAGCCTCAACAACACAACTTCACCCACCGCCTCCTGGCTGCAGCTCTGAAG AGCCACAGCGGGAACATATCTTGCATGGACTTTAGCAGCAATGGCAAATACCTGGCCACCTGTGCAGATGATCGCACCATCCGCATCTGGAGCACCAAGGACTTTCTGCAGCGAGAGCACCGCAGCATGAGAGCCAACGTGGAGCTGGACCATGCCACCCTGGTGCGCTTCAGCCCTGACTGCAG AGCCTTCATCGTCTGGCTGGCCAACGGGGACACCCTCCGTGTCTTCAAGATGACCAAGCGGGAGGATGGGGGCTATACCTTCACAGCCACCCCAGAGGACTTCCCTAAAAAGCACAAGGCGCCTGTCATCGACGTTGGCATTGCTAACACAG GGAAGTTTATCATGACTGCCTCCAGTGACACCACTGTCCTCATCTGGAGCCTGAAGGGTCAAGTGCTGTCTACCATCAACACCAACCAGATGAACAACACACATGCTGCTGTATCTCCCTGTGGCAG ATTTGTAGCTTCGTGTGGCTTCACCCCGGATGTGAAGGTTTGGGAAGTCTGCTTTGGAAAGAAGGGGGAGTTCCAGGAGGTGGTGCGAGCCTTCGAACTCAAGGGCCACTCCGCGGCTGTGCGCTCATTTGCTTTCTCCAACGACTCGCGGAG GATGGCTTCTGTCTCCAAGGATGGTACATGGAAACTGTGGGACACAGATGTGGAATACAAGAAGCAGCAGGACCCCTACTTGCTGAGGACAGGCCGCTTTGAAGAGGCGGCGGGTGCCGCACCATGCCGCCTGGCCCTCTCCCCCGATGCCCAGGTCTTGGCCTTGGCCAGTGGCAGCAGTATTCATCTCTACAATACCCGGCGGGGCGAGAAAGAGGAGTGCTTTGAGCGGGTCCATGGTGAGTGTATCACCGACTTGTCCTTTGACATCACTGGCCGCTTTCTGGCATCCTGTGGGGACCGGGCTGTGCGGCTCTTTCACAACACTCCTGGCCACCGGGCCATTGTGGAGGAGATGCAGGGCCACCTGAAGCGGGCCTCCACTGACAGTACCCGCCAGAGGCTGCAGCAGAAGCTGACCCAGGCCCAAGAGACCCTGAAGAGCCTGGGTGCCCTGAAGAAGTGA
- the TBL2 gene encoding transducin beta-like protein 2 isoform X2, which produces MDFSSNGKYLATCADDRTIRIWSTKDFLQREHRSMRANVELDHATLVRFSPDCRAFIVWLANGDTLRVFKMTKREDGGYTFTATPEDFPKKHKAPVIDVGIANTGKFIMTASSDTTVLIWSLKGQVLSTINTNQMNNTHAAVSPCGRFVASCGFTPDVKVWEVCFGKKGEFQEVVRAFELKGHSAAVRSFAFSNDSRRMASVSKDGTWKLWDTDVEYKKQQDPYLLRTGRFEEAAGAAPCRLALSPDAQVLALASGSSIHLYNTRRGEKEECFERVHGECITDLSFDITGRFLASCGDRAVRLFHNTPGHRAIVEEMQGHLKRASTDSTRQRLQQKLTQAQETLKSLGALKK; this is translated from the exons ATGGACTTTAGCAGCAATGGCAAATACCTGGCCACCTGTGCAGATGATCGCACCATCCGCATCTGGAGCACCAAGGACTTTCTGCAGCGAGAGCACCGCAGCATGAGAGCCAACGTGGAGCTGGACCATGCCACCCTGGTGCGCTTCAGCCCTGACTGCAG AGCCTTCATCGTCTGGCTGGCCAACGGGGACACCCTCCGTGTCTTCAAGATGACCAAGCGGGAGGATGGGGGCTATACCTTCACAGCCACCCCAGAGGACTTCCCTAAAAAGCACAAGGCGCCTGTCATCGACGTTGGCATTGCTAACACAG GGAAGTTTATCATGACTGCCTCCAGTGACACCACTGTCCTCATCTGGAGCCTGAAGGGTCAAGTGCTGTCTACCATCAACACCAACCAGATGAACAACACACATGCTGCTGTATCTCCCTGTGGCAG ATTTGTAGCTTCGTGTGGCTTCACCCCGGATGTGAAGGTTTGGGAAGTCTGCTTTGGAAAGAAGGGGGAGTTCCAGGAGGTGGTGCGAGCCTTCGAACTCAAGGGCCACTCCGCGGCTGTGCGCTCATTTGCTTTCTCCAACGACTCGCGGAG GATGGCTTCTGTCTCCAAGGATGGTACATGGAAACTGTGGGACACAGATGTGGAATACAAGAAGCAGCAGGACCCCTACTTGCTGAGGACAGGCCGCTTTGAAGAGGCGGCGGGTGCCGCACCATGCCGCCTGGCCCTCTCCCCCGATGCCCAGGTCTTGGCCTTGGCCAGTGGCAGCAGTATTCATCTCTACAATACCCGGCGGGGCGAGAAAGAGGAGTGCTTTGAGCGGGTCCATGGTGAGTGTATCACCGACTTGTCCTTTGACATCACTGGCCGCTTTCTGGCATCCTGTGGGGACCGGGCTGTGCGGCTCTTTCACAACACTCCTGGCCACCGGGCCATTGTGGAGGAGATGCAGGGCCACCTGAAGCGGGCCTCCACTGACAGTACCCGCCAGAGGCTGCAGCAGAAGCTGACCCAGGCCCAAGAGACCCTGAAGAGCCTGGGTGCCCTGAAGAAGTGA